The following proteins come from a genomic window of Halorussus halophilus:
- a CDS encoding type II toxin-antitoxin system antitoxin SocA domain-containing protein yields the protein MTHSNPQVNLEEKDMRELEEIIIEFLSKYDALYEKRIQKLVFYGEIFTAQHFGERLTNSDFMPYHHGPYSRAVTKAITNLRSNERISINPRRRGQQYTTEEEGGEISESKREWIDQIHEDSKNMGTDGLVDFAKDTWLWQNFDHEENIDFDEYIDQVVPSTQAHYRLYKEDRTPASDSRIDEVLM from the coding sequence ATGACTCATAGCAACCCGCAAGTCAATCTTGAGGAAAAGGATATGCGGGAGCTTGAGGAAATCATCATTGAGTTCCTGTCTAAGTACGACGCTCTGTACGAGAAGCGAATCCAAAAGCTGGTGTTCTATGGCGAGATTTTCACCGCCCAACATTTTGGGGAGCGTCTGACGAACTCCGACTTTATGCCATATCATCACGGCCCCTATTCACGCGCGGTTACTAAGGCTATTACAAACCTTCGTTCAAACGAACGAATCTCGATCAATCCTCGCCGACGAGGCCAACAGTATACTACCGAAGAAGAGGGAGGCGAAATCTCCGAATCCAAACGGGAGTGGATCGACCAAATCCACGAAGATAGTAAGAATATGGGAACAGATGGTTTGGTGGACTTCGCAAAGGACACTTGGCTTTGGCAAAACTTCGACCACGAAGAGAATATCGACTTTGACGAATACATTGATCAAGTTGTCCCTTCGACTCAGGCCCACTATCGACTCTACAAAGAAGATAGAACCCCTGCTTCTGACTCGCGCATTGATGAAGTCCTCATGTGA
- a CDS encoding recombinase family protein yields MTTAIYARVSTDDQSIDRQQEECYNYCRNQLDDSSPEFYSDKGSGGDTDRTEFQKLLSSVNDGEIETVVVLELSRLSRSMRDLTATLETFEDYSTGLHVISRGLTLDPENKDPMTDAFFYLAGTFAELEREMIRERTKSGIKAAKEAGKHVGAPPKGFDTDDDGYLIPNENYDRCVTALEMLDDDESKRSVAKHTGISRRTLGRIQERSELYES; encoded by the coding sequence ATGACTACAGCGATCTACGCTCGCGTTTCGACCGACGACCAGAGTATCGACCGACAACAGGAAGAGTGCTACAACTACTGCCGGAACCAACTCGACGATTCCTCGCCGGAGTTTTACAGCGACAAGGGAAGTGGTGGAGACACCGACAGAACCGAGTTCCAGAAATTACTCTCGTCTGTAAACGACGGCGAGATAGAGACAGTCGTAGTGCTGGAACTCTCTCGACTCTCGCGGTCCATGCGTGACCTCACTGCTACTCTCGAAACGTTCGAAGACTACAGTACCGGCCTACACGTCATCAGTCGCGGGCTGACGCTCGACCCCGAGAATAAGGATCCAATGACGGACGCATTCTTCTACCTCGCCGGTACATTCGCAGAACTCGAACGGGAGATGATACGCGAGCGGACGAAGAGCGGAATCAAAGCCGCGAAAGAAGCAGGCAAGCACGTCGGCGCACCACCGAAGGGATTCGACACTGACGACGACGGGTATCTTATCCCGAACGAGAATTACGACCGCTGTGTGACCGCGTTGGAGATGTTGGACGACGACGAGAGTAAGCGGTCAGTGGCGAAGCACACTGGGATTTCTCGTCGGACTCTCGGACGGATTCAGGAGCGAAGTGAGCTATACGAGAGTTAA
- a CDS encoding beta clamp domain-containing protein — protein MSAVEADTRNDELAPETDDDAAVSILTYGDPIRSLARLLKPIAEEYRVAFDDDGITASATDAATVSMVDLHAPAEGFDQYEVRDGHTFGLNLDRFRNAVKWARKRGGEGDPVAIDVFRNPDRMRVTVVREDQQMKRETEWFGISPNSIRDQPEMPDLGLPLSARPGVEPLREAVKAMKSAEDHTYVTCDDSTFVLASTKDGSTDLSEREGSDSNAEQAISFPNAVTSDDTDARSSIFSIDYLDAITLALDKSKADRVTVRWSEEFPVRLQFEHDDWGFEGQYLIAPRIQEEED, from the coding sequence ATGAGCGCAGTCGAAGCGGACACCCGCAACGACGAACTCGCCCCCGAGACTGACGACGACGCGGCAGTCTCGATTCTCACCTACGGCGACCCGATTCGGTCGCTCGCACGCCTACTGAAGCCTATCGCCGAAGAGTACCGCGTAGCGTTTGACGACGACGGTATCACCGCGAGCGCGACCGACGCGGCAACCGTCTCGATGGTTGACCTCCACGCGCCCGCCGAAGGCTTCGACCAGTACGAGGTGCGCGACGGGCACACCTTCGGCCTGAATCTCGACCGCTTCCGAAACGCGGTAAAGTGGGCGCGTAAGCGCGGTGGGGAAGGCGACCCCGTTGCTATCGATGTTTTCCGAAACCCCGACCGGATGCGCGTGACTGTGGTTCGGGAAGACCAGCAAATGAAGCGCGAGACGGAGTGGTTCGGTATCTCGCCGAACAGCATTCGGGACCAGCCGGAGATGCCCGACCTCGGCCTACCACTGTCGGCGCGTCCCGGAGTCGAACCACTCCGAGAGGCAGTGAAGGCAATGAAATCCGCCGAAGACCACACCTACGTCACCTGCGACGATTCGACGTTCGTTCTCGCCAGCACCAAGGACGGGAGTACCGACCTGAGCGAGCGAGAGGGGAGCGATAGCAACGCGGAGCAGGCAATCTCGTTCCCGAACGCAGTGACGAGCGACGACACTGACGCTCGCTCTTCGATTTTCAGCATCGACTATCTCGATGCCATCACGCTGGCACTCGACAAGTCGAAGGCCGACCGCGTGACGGTTCGGTGGTCCGAGGAGTTCCCGGTTCGACTACAGTTCGAACACGATGACTGGGGATTCGAGGGGCAGTACCTGATTGCTCCCCGAATTCAGGAGGAAGAAGACTGA